In Cicer arietinum cultivar CDC Frontier isolate Library 1 chromosome 7, Cicar.CDCFrontier_v2.0, whole genome shotgun sequence, a single window of DNA contains:
- the LOC105852616 gene encoding uncharacterized protein gives MVGCLRASKVGFGGGGFDFVVKEGLGVKRLWGEEAIFRRRLMHEFERSLSLSCWSLAKLMVLESETSAKRSSKESKAVVMHPLKPRQCFTLHVERSNIETLIMAEGSRRNLAPEDSMTPTPTVEPWEKVMEAIQMQATTTHNLVQQMAMQRDNTANANRVFYDFLKLQPPLFQGSHNPSEAQAWLNEIKKAFEVVPCTEEQKVAFAAHLLKGGAEQVLSKKCQKTKRDGVCAPAMSVAEYVVKFEELARFSPHAQYAPTEEWKINQFEWGLRPEIRGNIGHMEITNYSTLVHKSYIVEDNLKKVQEERQVKWQQKKESGKFGQQLKVKTPQGKGKQVQTSSSPRAKKCLKCGRDHGGECLVGKQVCYYCKQLGHMAPFCPIRQKQAESNPNKSNTGRVFALSAKKGMNHNLITSTGFINEIPLIVMFDTGASHSFISSDFVLQHNLPVLEMPYPLIVSTASKNSINTSLVCHQFPITLFDRVFPINLVCLPLKGLDIILGMDWMSDHSVTLICHGRKVIIPPRIPQPEETNYRSLTNSSILFQCLTNGFQGVLLLLSSNSGSEMDLSNIPAVSEFEDVFLEDVTSLPPEREVEFSIDLVPGTGPISIAPYRMPPLELSELKNQLEDLITKQFIRPSVSPWGAPVLLVKKKDGSMRLCIDYRKLNKVTIKNKYPLPRIDDLLDQLGGATVFSKIDLRSGYHQIRIKSDDIPKTAFRTRYGHYEFLVMPFGVTNAPVVFMDYMNRIFRPYLDKFVIVFIDDILIYSKTPEEHASHVINEKGVAVDPSKVEAVLKWEHPRNVTEVRSFLGLAGSNLKHQNHRELEMIELNLLDGGGCEMIELNGHESWKSSGGQASSHMRKFSRELSEVGLKGLLIE, from the exons GTGCTAAGCGAAGTTCCAAGGAATCAAAAGCCGTTGTTATGCATCCACTGAAACCAAGACAATGCTTCACCCTCCATGTAGAAAGAAGCAATATTGAGACGTT AATTATGGCTGAAGGATCTAGGAGGAATCTTGCCCCTGAAGATAGTATGACTCCAACACCCACTGTTGAACCATGGGAAAAGGTTATGGAAGCTATTCAAATGCAAGCAACGACTACCCATAATCTGGTACAACAAATGGCAATGCAAAGAGATAACACTGCAAATGCCAACAGGGTGTTTTATGATTTTCTAAAGTTGCAGCCTCCATTATTCCAGGGCAGCCACAATCCCTCAGAGGCTCAAGCTTGGTTGAATGAGATTAAAAAGGCATTTGAAGTAGTGCCTTGTACTGAAGAACAAAAAGTGGCATTTGCTGCCCACCTACTAAAGGGTGGGGCAGA ACAAGTATTATCCAAAAAGTGCCAGAAGACAAAAAGAGATGGAGTTTGTGCACCTGCAATGTCTGTTGCAGAGTATGTTGTTAAGTTTGAAGAATTGGCTAGATTTTCTCCACATGCTCAATATGCACCCACAGAAGAATGGAAGATAAACCAATTCGAATGGGGATTGAGACCTGAAATCAGAGGGAACATAGGCCATATGGAGATTACTAACTATTCTACTCTTGTACACAAGAGCTACATTGTTGAAGACAATTTAAAGAAGGTACAAGAGGAGAGACAGGTTAAGTGGCAACAAAAGAAAGAGTCTGGAAAATTTGGTCAACAATTGAAGGTAAAGACTCCCCAAGGAAAGGGAAAACAAGTACAGACATCTAGTTCCCCAAGAGCAAAGAAGTGTCTTAAGTGTGGTAGAGATCATGGGGGAGAGTGCTTGGTTGGAAAACAAGTCTGCTACTACTGTAAACAGCTTGGTCATATGGCTCCCTTTTGCCCAATACGCCAAAAACAAGCAGAGTCCAACCCAAACAAGTCTAACACTGGAAGGGTCTTTGCTCTCAGTGCAAAGAAAGGTATGAATCATAATCTAATAACTAGCACTGGATTCATAAATGAAATTCCTTTAATTGTCATGTTTGACACTGGtgcatcccattctttcatctcctctgattttgttttgcaacATAATCTTCCTGTACTTGAAATGCCTTATCCCTTAATTGTAAGCACTGCATCTAAGAATTCAATAAATACCTCCTTAGTATGTCACCAGTTCCCAATCACTCTGTTTGATAGAGTTTTTCCAATAAACCTAGTCTGTTTGCCCCTTAAGGGCTTGGACATCATATTAGGAATGGATTGGATGTCTGATCATTCAGTAACTTTGATTTGCCATGGTAGGAAAGTCATAATTCCTCCAAGAATTCCCCAACCAGAGGAAACCAATTACCGCTCCTTGACCAACAGTTCCATACTCTTCCAATGTCTGACTAATGGGTTTCAAGGcgtattattattactatccTCTAACTCAGGGTCTGAAATGGACTTGTCCAATATTCCTGCAGTCAGTGAGTTTGAGGATGTCTTTCTAGAGGATGTGACATCTTTGCCTCCTGAAAGAGAAGTAGAGTTCTCAATAGATTTGGTCCCTGGAACAGGACCAATCTCCATTGCCCCTTACAGGATGCCCCCATTAGAATTGAGTGAGTTGAAAAACCAATTAGAGGACTTGATAACCAAGCAGTTTATCCGACCAAGTGTGTCTCCTTGGGGAGCCCCAGTGCTCTTGGTAAAGAAGAAGGATGGCAGCATGAGGTTATGCATAGATTATAGAAAATTGAATAAAGTGACCATCAAGAATAAATACCCTCTGCCCAGAATTGATGACCTTTTAGACCAATTAGGGGGAGCTACTGTGTTCTCCAAAATTGACTTGAGGTCAGGGTACCACCAAATCAGAATAAAATCAGATGATATACCAAAAACAGCATTTAGAACTAGGTATGGgcattatgaatttttggttaTGCCTTTTGGTGTAACCAATGCTCCAGTTGTGTTCATGGATTACATGAATAGAATTTTTAGGCCATACTTAGATAAGTTTGTGATAGTATTTATAGATGACATACTAATATACTCTAAGACTCCAGAAGAACATGCAA GCCATGTGATCAATGAGAAAGGAGTGGCAGTGGATCCCTCCAAAGTAGAGGCAGTGCTGAAATGGGAACATCCTAGGAATGTGACAGAGGTTAGGAGTTTCTTAGGACTGGCGGG ATCCAACCTAAAGCATCAAAACCATCGAGAGTTGGAAATGATCGAGCTTAATTTGCTTGATGGAGGTGGTTGTGAAATGATCGAGCTTAATGGCCATGAGAGTTGGAAATCCAGCGGGGGCCAAGCCAGTTCGCATATGCGTAAGTTCAGTCGAGAGTTAAGTGAGGTTGGCCTTAAAGGCTTGTTGATTGAGTAA